A genome region from Synergistaceae bacterium includes the following:
- a CDS encoding DUF4102 domain-containing protein codes for MKGVVIIVNESSVKRAKPREKSYMIRDERGLYLRIDPSGGKYWILRYCENKKEHQLSLGTYPHISLKEARMKRDEIQHARSKGESPSRKTVQAPLCNSRRLYRFRSYFSTSRSIKTAMQQ; via the coding sequence ATGAAAGGAGTTGTAATTATAGTTAACGAATCTTCGGTCAAGAGAGCAAAACCTCGCGAAAAAAGTTATATGATTCGCGATGAACGAGGCTTGTATTTACGTATCGATCCTTCAGGGGGTAAATACTGGATTCTTAGATATTGTGAAAACAAGAAAGAACATCAATTATCACTTGGCACTTATCCGCATATTTCATTAAAAGAAGCTCGCATGAAACGTGATGAGATTCAGCATGCTAGGTCAAAAGGAGAAAGCCCCTCACGCAAAACAGTCCAAGCTCCGCTTTGCAATAGCCGCAGGTTGTATAGATTCCGATCCTACTTCAGCACTTCTCGGAGCATTAAAACCGCTATGCAACAATAA
- a CDS encoding MBL fold metallo-hydrolase → MKKFLAISLALVLMASAALGAVSVGNMNVYNFDNIKLHSYATGDNMNDYCYIVETPDGLVLIESTAYKENVQAMADYIKSLNKNLVAALFAYHPNGYKSYGDVKIYATQNALKSWQEGGSVSNLTKSFIQASGEKVADDLPDKAEIIEEGQILKLAGIDFKILHESDGEGYGVEIPAINAVYRHMMGSKTHNILPAIPYIEAEIKELKEYQGKNYALILTSHHAPEGKNAVSEKIAYLEKVLELAKTCKTREEFISSVKAAFPDYDGEAYLQMSAGALFSK, encoded by the coding sequence ATGAAAAAATTTTTAGCAATTTCACTCGCATTAGTGTTAATGGCATCGGCTGCTTTAGGGGCTGTAAGTGTAGGAAATATGAACGTTTACAATTTTGATAATATCAAGCTCCACTCTTACGCGACGGGCGACAACATGAACGATTATTGTTATATTGTCGAGACTCCGGATGGACTCGTATTAATTGAGTCGACTGCTTATAAAGAAAACGTGCAGGCAATGGCTGATTATATTAAATCTCTCAATAAAAATTTAGTCGCTGCTCTGTTCGCATATCACCCTAACGGCTATAAATCTTATGGAGATGTGAAAATTTACGCGACTCAGAATGCATTAAAGAGCTGGCAGGAGGGCGGAAGTGTCAGCAATTTAACAAAGAGTTTTATTCAGGCAAGCGGCGAAAAAGTTGCTGATGATTTGCCGGATAAAGCAGAAATTATAGAAGAGGGACAAATTTTAAAGCTCGCAGGAATTGATTTCAAGATTTTGCATGAGTCAGACGGCGAGGGCTACGGAGTCGAAATTCCAGCGATTAATGCAGTTTACCGCCATATGATGGGATCAAAGACTCATAATATTTTGCCCGCAATTCCCTATATAGAAGCCGAAATTAAAGAGTTAAAAGAGTATCAAGGCAAAAATTACGCACTAATTCTCACGAGTCATCACGCTCCTGAAGGCAAAAACGCAGTCAGTGAAAAAATTGCTTATCTTGAAAAAGTTTTAGAACTCGCTAAAACCTGCAAAACACGTGAAGAATTTATCTCAAGCGTAAAAGCTGCTTTTCCTGACTATGACGGCGAGGCTTATTTACAAATGAGCGCGGGTGCTTTATTCAGCAAGTAA
- the glyQ gene encoding glycine--tRNA ligase subunit alpha: MNFQEIYFRLENFWSRHDCVVQQPYDIEVGAGTMNPATALRVLGPEPWRVAYVEPSRRPSDGRYGKNPNRLQHYYQYQVIIKPAPANIQELYIESLASLGIDPSEHDIRFVEDDWENPSTGAWGLGWEVWLDGMEITQFTYFQQLGGLDMESVPAELTYGIERIAMYVQKVNSVYDLSWVNNVTYGDVHLQGEIEHSHYNFEIADTEMLFQLFNMYEAEAGRILDKGFVLPAYDYVLKSSHTFNLLDARNAISVTERTSYISRVRALACRCAEAYRKQREEMGFPLMDKFTNSTGTFFDEQ, translated from the coding sequence ATGAATTTCCAAGAGATATATTTTAGGCTTGAAAATTTTTGGAGTCGTCATGATTGTGTTGTACAACAGCCTTATGATATCGAGGTAGGAGCAGGCACAATGAATCCAGCTACAGCATTAAGAGTATTAGGCCCTGAACCGTGGCGGGTTGCTTATGTCGAGCCTTCAAGAAGACCATCAGATGGCAGATACGGCAAAAATCCGAATCGATTACAGCATTATTATCAATATCAAGTAATAATCAAGCCCGCGCCCGCAAATATTCAGGAATTATATATAGAGAGTCTTGCATCACTAGGCATTGACCCGTCCGAACATGATATAAGATTCGTAGAAGACGACTGGGAGAACCCATCAACAGGAGCATGGGGACTCGGCTGGGAAGTCTGGCTTGACGGAATGGAAATCACGCAATTTACATATTTTCAGCAGTTAGGCGGCCTAGATATGGAATCAGTTCCCGCAGAATTAACTTACGGAATCGAACGAATCGCAATGTACGTTCAGAAAGTTAATAGCGTTTATGATTTAAGTTGGGTCAATAATGTAACTTACGGCGACGTTCATTTACAGGGAGAAATTGAACACTCACACTATAATTTTGAGATAGCTGATACTGAAATGTTATTCCAGTTATTTAATATGTATGAAGCTGAGGCCGGCCGGATTCTTGATAAGGGTTTTGTGCTGCCTGCTTATGATTACGTGTTAAAGAGTTCTCACACGTTTAATTTACTTGACGCAAGAAACGCAATCAGTGTTACAGAGCGAACGAGTTATATATCAAGAGTCCGCGCCCTTGCCTGTAGATGTGCCGAGGCCTATAGAAAGCAGCGTGAAGAAATGGGCTTCCCGTTAATGGACAAGTTCACGAATTCTACAGGGACATTTTTTGACGAACAATAA
- a CDS encoding NAD(P)-dependent oxidoreductase codes for MKIAVVAANGKAGRLIVEEAVKRGLDVTAIVRGENKTKAPHSIKRDILDIKAEDLENFDVVIDAFGTFEPDTLHLHSETLKILCDALSNTQTRLLVVGGAGSLYLDKNHTQQLYKTPDFPEDYRPLAAAQAKELDELRKRNDVKWTFVSPAADFQPDAPKTGKYILAGEEFTVNSKGESVISYADYAAAMIDEATKGDHIQQRISLLKE; via the coding sequence ATGAAAATCGCGGTAGTAGCTGCAAACGGTAAAGCAGGCCGCTTAATAGTTGAAGAGGCTGTAAAACGCGGTCTCGATGTAACTGCAATAGTTAGAGGCGAAAACAAGACAAAGGCACCTCATTCAATCAAGAGAGATATTCTTGACATTAAAGCTGAAGACTTGGAAAATTTTGACGTTGTTATTGACGCGTTCGGAACTTTTGAGCCTGATACTTTACACCTTCACAGCGAGACTTTAAAAATTTTGTGCGACGCTTTAAGCAATACTCAAACCCGTTTATTAGTCGTTGGAGGCGCGGGGAGTCTCTATCTCGATAAAAATCACACGCAGCAATTATATAAGACTCCTGATTTTCCGGAAGATTATAGGCCGCTCGCAGCTGCACAAGCTAAGGAACTTGACGAACTCAGAAAGCGCAATGACGTTAAATGGACATTCGTGAGTCCCGCCGCAGATTTCCAGCCCGACGCACCTAAAACAGGAAAATATATTCTCGCAGGTGAAGAATTTACGGTAAATTCAAAGGGTGAAAGCGTCATCAGTTATGCAGATTACGCCGCCGCAATGATTGACGAGGCAACAAAGGGAGATCACATTCAGCAAAGAATTTCGCTTTTAAAGGAGTAA
- a CDS encoding ADP-ribosylglycohydrolase family protein, which produces MLLGAIIGDIIGSAYEFNNVKTKNFELMTPESTFTDDSVMTMAVANALTQFKKGSEIDESEFKEVLIDTMHEFGRIYPGAGYGSRFKKWLRSGSRDPYKSYGNGSAMRVSPVAWYFDDLDTVERFAKLSAEVTHNHPEGIKGAQAIAAAIFLARTGKSKAEIESYIRIKYNYNLNRTLDEIRPDYEFDETCQGSVSESIIAFLESDSFEDTIRNAVSIGGDSDTVACMAASIAQGMWGNSEELEKLVMPALDSFMLDENENFWSALNGADKDNKPVEKFKNNITEMVFILDRSGSMSGLEGDTIGGFNSLIEKQKQEPGEAIVSTILFDNVQEVLHDRVKISDIQKMTEDEYFTRGSTALLDAIGGAINHISRIYKHSKPEEIPEYTNFVIITDGYENASRRFTGRQIKRMIEHEKNKYGWEFLFIGANIDAITAAQDLGISRDMAVDYIADSQGTGKVFESVSRAMSCNRRSMSIAPDWSASIAEDYDLRMPQQTRRGRGRKKAPEQN; this is translated from the coding sequence ATGTTATTAGGCGCAATTATAGGCGACATTATAGGCAGTGCTTACGAATTCAATAACGTGAAGACGAAAAATTTTGAGTTAATGACTCCGGAGTCAACTTTTACGGATGATTCTGTAATGACAATGGCCGTAGCTAATGCATTAACGCAATTTAAGAAGGGCAGCGAAATAGACGAGTCAGAATTTAAAGAAGTATTAATTGACACAATGCACGAATTTGGCAGAATTTACCCCGGTGCAGGTTACGGCTCAAGATTCAAAAAATGGCTGAGATCCGGCTCCAGAGATCCATATAAGAGCTACGGCAACGGCTCGGCAATGAGAGTGTCTCCTGTTGCATGGTACTTTGACGATTTGGACACGGTCGAGAGATTCGCAAAATTAAGCGCTGAAGTTACTCACAATCACCCTGAAGGCATAAAGGGAGCTCAAGCAATAGCAGCCGCAATTTTCTTAGCACGAACTGGCAAGAGTAAAGCTGAAATAGAATCTTATATTAGAATAAAATATAATTATAATTTAAATCGCACTCTTGACGAAATCAGGCCGGATTATGAATTTGACGAGACTTGTCAAGGCTCAGTATCTGAATCGATAATTGCATTTCTTGAGTCAGATTCATTCGAGGACACTATACGCAATGCAGTATCAATCGGGGGCGACTCTGACACAGTAGCATGTATGGCGGCCTCAATAGCTCAAGGAATGTGGGGGAATTCCGAAGAACTTGAGAAACTTGTAATGCCTGCACTTGACTCGTTTATGCTTGACGAGAACGAAAATTTTTGGTCTGCCCTGAATGGTGCTGATAAAGACAATAAACCGGTCGAGAAATTCAAGAATAATATCACCGAGATGGTATTTATACTTGATAGGAGCGGCTCAATGTCAGGACTTGAAGGCGACACAATAGGCGGCTTTAATTCATTAATCGAGAAGCAGAAACAGGAACCCGGCGAGGCTATTGTATCAACGATTTTATTTGATAATGTACAAGAAGTATTACATGACAGAGTCAAAATATCTGATATTCAAAAAATGACCGAAGACGAATATTTTACGCGTGGCAGCACGGCACTTCTTGACGCAATAGGGGGCGCAATAAATCATATTTCAAGAATTTATAAGCACTCAAAGCCGGAAGAAATACCCGAATACACAAATTTTGTGATAATAACTGACGGATACGAGAACGCCAGCAGAAGATTTACCGGCCGGCAAATAAAGCGCATGATTGAGCACGAAAAAAATAAATACGGCTGGGAGTTCCTATTTATCGGGGCAAATATTGACGCAATAACAGCAGCTCAGGATTTAGGAATTTCGCGGGACATGGCAGTAGATTATATTGCAGATAGTCAGGGAACGGGAAAAGTATTTGAATCTGTAAGCCGAGCGATGTCTTGTAATAGGCGCAGTATGAGTATTGCACCGGACTGGAGTGCTTCTATTGCTGAAGATTATGATTTAAGAATGCCGCAGCAAACAAGAAGGGGACGGGGCAGAAAAAAAGCTCCTGAACAAAATTAA
- a CDS encoding glycine--tRNA ligase subunit beta: MPIKNVLLEIGTEEIPSRFIPDALESLKTKAEESFTSNRIEFKDVKTYATPRRLVLMLSNVSDIQSALVEMLKGPPLTAAYDQNGEPTRAAIGFAKNRGVDVNDLREMEVNGVKYIAAEVRQETRSTLDVLPDIFVSLISGLTFPKSMYWDNSGVRFARPIRWIVALADEKIIPFKYGNVISGRITSGHRFMGKKAVTVNNAAEFMDLLYDNSVILDQEKRLQKMKSAIANLQKDFDGNLEVEMDANILQENLYLVEFPVPFTGSFDKRYLEIPEEVLTTSMKKNQKYLAVRNKDKNGKLANYFVGVSNNHVPDIGVIREGNERVLRARLEDAAFFWDEDRNIPLASYVERLKSVTYQEKLGSVYDKVMLTRKLALWFCDKYNMKDIASLVDRAAYLSKADLVTSMVFEFPELQGIMGREYAKSSGEDPRVALAIHEQYLPQTAADKTPTDSVGAVLGLAERVHIITACHKVGLEPTGSQDPYALRRAARCINEILFAGKYNFNMSDAVKESCKINGVNEETCAKILEFMQQRLHVQLRERGFDYALVTLGLSVAGEVPYQALRLIETLNGVKSNEWFTELVSSAVRVKNILQKNAPDMTDSSPDESLMTVREEQDLYREVMRLEPSVKNALDSYDWESLTQLLAELSPVVAAFFEKVMVMDKDEKIRANRLAILVKCNKLFRETGDLSVLS; encoded by the coding sequence ATGCCGATTAAAAATGTTTTGCTAGAGATAGGCACTGAAGAAATACCATCGAGATTTATTCCCGACGCTTTAGAATCACTCAAGACAAAAGCAGAAGAATCTTTTACCTCAAACCGTATAGAATTTAAAGACGTTAAGACATATGCGACTCCGAGAAGGCTTGTATTAATGCTCTCAAATGTAAGTGATATACAAAGCGCACTCGTTGAAATGCTGAAAGGCCCGCCTCTGACAGCAGCCTATGACCAGAACGGAGAACCCACCCGAGCCGCTATAGGTTTCGCAAAAAATCGCGGTGTTGACGTTAATGACCTGCGCGAAATGGAAGTAAACGGCGTTAAATATATTGCTGCTGAAGTCAGACAGGAGACCCGCAGCACTCTTGATGTATTGCCGGATATTTTTGTGTCGCTTATTTCCGGACTCACATTCCCTAAAAGTATGTACTGGGATAATTCGGGCGTGAGATTTGCGAGGCCGATTCGGTGGATAGTTGCGCTTGCTGACGAAAAAATTATACCGTTCAAATATGGCAATGTCATATCAGGCCGGATTACAAGCGGGCATAGATTCATGGGCAAGAAAGCTGTAACAGTAAATAACGCGGCTGAATTTATGGATTTGCTTTATGATAACAGCGTGATTCTTGATCAGGAAAAACGCCTACAGAAAATGAAGAGCGCAATCGCAAATTTACAGAAGGATTTTGACGGAAATTTAGAAGTCGAGATGGACGCAAATATTTTACAGGAAAATTTATATCTTGTTGAATTCCCCGTCCCCTTCACTGGCTCATTTGATAAGCGTTATCTTGAGATTCCCGAAGAAGTATTGACTACTTCAATGAAGAAGAATCAGAAATATTTAGCAGTCCGCAATAAAGATAAAAACGGTAAGCTCGCAAATTATTTTGTCGGAGTAAGCAATAATCATGTGCCTGATATTGGCGTAATTCGTGAAGGTAATGAGAGAGTTTTACGCGCAAGACTCGAAGACGCAGCATTTTTCTGGGACGAAGATAGAAATATCCCGCTGGCGTCATATGTTGAGAGATTGAAAAGTGTAACCTATCAGGAAAAACTCGGCAGCGTTTACGATAAAGTCATGCTAACAAGAAAATTAGCTCTCTGGTTCTGCGATAAATATAATATGAAGGATATAGCCTCACTTGTTGACCGGGCTGCGTATTTATCAAAAGCTGATTTAGTTACTAGCATGGTATTCGAATTCCCGGAATTACAAGGCATTATGGGACGAGAATATGCGAAATCAAGCGGTGAAGATCCGCGAGTCGCCCTAGCAATTCACGAGCAGTATTTACCGCAGACAGCCGCGGATAAGACTCCGACTGACAGTGTAGGAGCAGTACTCGGACTCGCTGAAAGAGTTCATATTATTACGGCCTGCCATAAAGTGGGACTCGAACCGACCGGATCACAAGATCCATATGCTTTAAGACGCGCTGCAAGGTGCATAAATGAAATCTTATTCGCAGGAAAATATAATTTCAACATGTCCGACGCAGTAAAAGAATCATGCAAGATTAACGGCGTTAATGAAGAGACATGCGCGAAAATTTTAGAGTTCATGCAGCAAAGATTACACGTTCAATTAAGAGAACGCGGCTTTGATTATGCACTTGTTACACTGGGACTCTCTGTAGCCGGTGAAGTTCCCTATCAGGCTTTAAGACTAATCGAGACTCTTAACGGCGTAAAATCAAATGAGTGGTTCACCGAGTTAGTAAGTTCAGCAGTAAGAGTCAAGAATATTTTGCAGAAAAACGCGCCCGACATGACTGACTCAAGCCCTGACGAGTCATTAATGACAGTTAGAGAAGAGCAGGATTTATACAGGGAAGTAATGAGACTTGAGCCGAGTGTGAAAAACGCGCTTGATTCATATGACTGGGAATCATTGACTCAATTATTAGCAGAGTTATCGCCGGTTGTAGCTGCTTTCTTTGAAAAAGTTATGGTCATGGACAAGGACGAGAAAATCAGGGCGAACAGACTCGCAATTCTCGTGAAGTGCAATAAATTATTCAGGGAGACCGGAGATTTAAGCGTGCTTTCATGA
- a CDS encoding Rrf2 family transcriptional regulator, translating into MQISSRFTIAIHILTCIDYFSGQFAITSDFLASSIQVNPVIIRRLLLQLKAAGMINIKRGKTGMNLAKSLGEITLYDIYKAVDCVEGDLFHFHENPNPKCPVGKNIHFALDDSLHEIQFAMEEKLRSFTVRDIAKKIK; encoded by the coding sequence ATTCAAATTTCCAGCAGATTCACTATAGCAATACACATTTTGACGTGCATAGACTATTTTAGCGGACAATTTGCAATTACTAGTGATTTTCTCGCGTCAAGTATTCAGGTTAACCCAGTCATAATAAGAAGGCTTCTATTACAATTAAAAGCAGCGGGCATGATTAATATTAAACGCGGAAAAACAGGCATGAATTTAGCAAAATCTCTTGGAGAAATTACTCTCTATGATATTTACAAGGCTGTTGACTGCGTGGAAGGCGATTTATTCCACTTTCACGAGAACCCGAATCCTAAATGTCCAGTCGGTAAAAATATTCACTTTGCATTAGACGATTCTTTACATGAAATTCAATTTGCAATGGAGGAAAAATTACGCTCGTTCACTGTTAGAGATATTGCAAAGAAAATAAAATAA